ttgactgtgttagTTCTCAACATCCTCTAGGAGTTTCACAGGCTGACAGGGTGTTGcgtgaaaaaaaatactttattttgtttgttttaaacctgcttcctattaatgtTATTTGGTGGCCactagtccttgtgttatgagaaggagtataTAACACTTACTtagttactttctccacaccagtcataattttacagacctctatcatatcccatctaagtcatctcttctccaatctgaaaagtccgagtcttattaattgctcctcatatgtcagctattccatacccctgatcattttgtTGCCAGTTTCTGAAacttctaattccaatatatatttctttagatggggcaaccagatctgcacgcagtgggcatatcatggattcttagagaggcaatatgacatttactgtcttatcatctatccctttcttaatgattcccaacattctgttcacttttttgactgtcgctgcacattgagtggatgttttcagagaactatccacaatgattccaagatctctttcttcagtggtaacagctaatttagagcccatcattttatatgtatagttgggattatgctttccaatgtttATTACTTTTCATTCATCAACCTCTCCTTGAGATACCCAGGTTAACATTGGCTCTTTTCGCTGCAgggtcacactggaagctcatatTTAGCAAATTATCTTTTTATGCCCCCAAATCGTGTTCACAGTCATTGCACTTCCCATGATATCCCCCCTTTGGGTAAGCATCGCCTACATTCTTGGTTCCTTGATTagaacacatattgtttgctttgaCTCAATTGACCAACGACTTCAGATTGCTCTGAATGAGTGACCTGTCTCCTTCATTATTTATGATcaccaatttttgtatcatctgcaaactttaggcACGAGAAGGTAGTCAGATGAATTGCTGACATGTATctatcataataaataatacatggagatatacctatctcatagaactggaagggatcccaaaaggtcatcgagtccagccccctgccttcactagcaggaccaattactgattttgcctcagatggccccctcaaggattgaactcacaaccctgggtttagcaggccaatgctcaaacctctcaGATAATGCCTGCAATTTATGTCTCAGTCAAAGCTGGGTGCCCACAAGAAAGTCTTTCATCAAAAGAAACAAGGGAAGTAACAGACATGCATGCCTGTAGCTATAAACACCAAGACCCTTTTGGCCTTTATGCCCATTCTGTGGAGCACAAAGTAATAGCCCAGCATGATTATGTTTGTTTGGCTCCTTTCCAACATAGGACTTGTATTGTGGATGAGACCTATGTTCCAGCTAGTCCACGGCCTTCTCTCTGACAGTGACAGCTGCAGGTGCTGCAAaagaaggtgtaagaaacccAGCAGGAGGTGGATGGGGTGCGTTATTTAACAGTTCTAAGGGTGTCACCCTAATATCTAACTGGTAGAGATTTGCTTATGCCCTGAATCAAGTGGGCGTATAggtttttcaaatatttatttagctATACCTATTGTAACTGAATAGTTTCACTATCCATGCAAATTTCCAAGCCCTACCTGATTCTTGCTTAGTTCATGGTCTCAACTATCTTTTGTGGTAATGAGTTCCTACTTAGGCATTGAGTGCAGAAAGACTTATTTTTCCatctgttttgaatttgccatATTTCAGTTGAATTGAATGTCCTCTTCACGTTGTGTTTAGAGACAAGGAGATTAGATTCTCCAACTGTTATCTACCAGTCAGTATTTTATAGACTTTTCTTATATCCCCTTTTATTTATCTCATTTGAAAGataacaatcccagtcttttcaacctCCCTCTGTATGAGAGTTTCCCCAGGCACTTGATCATTTTCATTCCCCTTCCCTGAACTctctagttctgcaatatcctgtGCGAGAAGGGTGCCCAGTACTACATAGAGGAGTCTAGAGGAGGGTGAAACATTGACTGACTGATCTCATGGCATTGTATTAACTGTAGGATTCCCCATCCCATTCCTCCTGGATCCCCAACATTTTGCTTAGTTTCTATCCATGCTTGCACTGTGAGCAGGATTTCAAAGGTCTGTGAACCATGATGCTCAGCTCCCTGTCCTGAGTTCATACAGTTAAATTACAACCTTGTAAGGTGTTTGAGGAGTTCAAGCTTTTCCCTCCAAAGGCATAAATGTTGCATTTAGTGACATGGAAGGTCATCTCCATCATGCTGCACATTCTCCTGGTTTGCTTAGCTCCCTCTGAGAAGTTCTATGGACTTGAGTATAACCTAAATAATCTGGATCGATCTgtcaattttgccacctcactgctaaCCCCTTTCCAGATTGTAAATAACTATAATATGTTTATTGTAATTTTGACAAGGTGGGGTTTTATTCATCTTGTTAAGTTGCATGGGAGTCTTACTGTCCTATACTAATACTGTTTGTACCTTAGCTTCCCTGTGTACTGCACTAATACTTCGGCGGTGGGAATTGCGTGTATGATTTTGCTGAGGCCCCCagggcaggtgaggctgcccGGTTATATGCACCTATGTAACCTGAGACCTAGGAGGGGGTATGAAACCAGATGACACCTTTTGCCCGGGAAGcaagacaaacaaaaggaggAGGAGCATCAAGGGGGGTGTTGGAGGTAAGGTGGCTGGAAGCTGGCAGTCTGCATgagggactggaagagggggaagCCAGGGCATCAGGCCCAGGattcccaagatggacttggctgaaattCACAGATGTCTGTAATAGCAAGATCTATTTTATGCTGTATTCCTGTCGACTagtaaaccttctgttttaccagatggctgagagtcatgtctgactgtggagttggggtgcagggccctctggcttccccaggagccccatcTGTGCAGATTTGCTTCAGCAAGCGCAtagtgtggaaggggatgctgaatgctccgaggtcagagccaggaaggtcgaagctgtgtaagaTTTTTGTCCTGGAGACAATATGCTCAGAGAGCAGAGGCTcacccagagtcctgactggctccgtagggagtagttccagagcatcgcctggtGACTCTGTGACAGAAATATATATGATAATGTGTTTAAATCTCATTGCTGTTCTTTTCCCCCTTCACAGATACTTTGGGCATTTCTCAGCCTGATCGACGCATCAACCTCCTCATGGCAGCTTTCAACCTCACCTCTTCTGGCCCTTCAACATTCATCCTAATGGGCATCCCTGGCCTGGAAACTGCCCACGTCTGGGTTTCCATCCCTTTCTTTATGTGTTACATCATCAGCCTGTTGGGAAATGTCATGCTTCTGTTTGTTGTAGGCAAAGAGCAGACCCTGCACAAGCCGATGtacctgctgctctgcatgctggcgcTCACAGATATCACCACTTCTACGTCCGTTGTACCAAGGGCACTttgtatattttggttcaatttgaaaggAATTACTATGGGTGGCTGCCTCATCCAGATGTTCTTCCTTCATGCAGTTTCTGTTATGCAGTCAGCTGTTCTCGTGACAATGGCCTTTGATCGCTACGTTGCCATATGTAACCCTCTGAGATATTCCACCATCCTCACCAATGCACGAGTAGCTAAGTTAGGACTTTTGGGTTTGATAagagctgttctcttcattctgcccctgcccctgctcctgagtAGGCATCCATTCTGTGCCAACCTCATTATCCCCCATATGTACTGTGACCACATGGCTGTGGCGAAGATGTCATGTGGGGACATTACAGTCAACAGGATGTATGGCTTGGTGATAGCATTTGTAGTCATTGGTTTAGACCTGTTGCTCGTTGCCCTGTCCTATGGTCTGATCATCAGGGCCGTCTTCAGAATCTCCTCCAAGAAAGCCCACCAGAAAGCCCTCAACACCTGCACAGCGCATATCTGTGTGATGCTCATGTCTTGTATTCTCTTGCTGTTCTCCACTCTGACACACCGGTTTGGTCAAGGCATAGCTACCCACATTCACATCATCTTGGCCACCCTGTACTTCCTCATCCCCCCCATGTTCAACCCTATCATTTATGGTGTCAAAACCAAAGAGCTTCGTGAGAAAGTGAGCAAATACACCTACAGAAGGTGATTGATGGGGGTAATTATTTTAAACCTGTACAACAAGATGGGGAAAGGATATAGCCTCATTAATCAAGGATGCTCTATCCCAATTTGGATGAGCTCAACACTGTGGAAGTTCAGAGTCAGAAGTTCCTCACATCTAATGTCTTATCACTCCATCACCAAACACTGCTCTCTCCATTGCTGAGTTCCCCCAATCTGACCATCACCTGATCTCTTTCAGGCATCATCCCCTCCCCAGCTGAACCCTATCTGACTGTTACTTCCACACCGAGAGAATATACTGCAATTTTCTGATGTAAGGTGACTTTGTGTTCTTGATCAGC
The DNA window shown above is from Trachemys scripta elegans isolate TJP31775 chromosome 1, CAS_Tse_1.0, whole genome shotgun sequence and carries:
- the LOC117885587 gene encoding olfactory receptor 52K1-like, yielding MKPDDTFCPGSKTNKRRRSIKGGVGDTLGISQPDRRINLLMAAFNLTSSGPSTFILMGIPGLETAHVWVSIPFFMCYIISLLGNVMLLFVVGKEQTLHKPMYLLLCMLALTDITTSTSVVPRALCIFWFNLKGITMGGCLIQMFFLHAVSVMQSAVLVTMAFDRYVAICNPLRYSTILTNARVAKLGLLGLIRAVLFILPLPLLLSRHPFCANLIIPHMYCDHMAVAKMSCGDITVNRMYGLVIAFVVIGLDLLLVALSYGLIIRAVFRISSKKAHQKALNTCTAHICVMLMSCILLLFSTLTHRFGQGIATHIHIILATLYFLIPPMFNPIIYGVKTKELREKVSKYTYRR